The following nucleotide sequence is from Embleya scabrispora.
GATCTGATAGGCCGTCAACAGGCCGAGCAGGACGCCGTCGCGGATCGGCCGCAGGCCGCCGGCCACCCGCAGCAGTCGGTCGATGATCAGCGGGATCACGAACAACACGGCCAGGTTCGGGTGCGCGTTGGCGTGCGAGATCATCGGCGGGGCGAACGCGCAGAACGCGCCGCCGAGGGCCGCGGCCGGGCGCGAGACGTCCAGGTGACGCGAGATCAGGTAGTACCACGCGGCGGCGGTCGCGGCGAGCCCGAAGGTCAGCACGATCGCCCAGGTCGCCGACGGCCCGAACAGCCAGGTGATCGGCGCGAGCGGGATGGACAGCCCCGGCATCGAGGTGTTGGCCATCAGGTTGACGCCGTCGGGATGGTTTTGCAGCGTCGTGGTCAGCGGGTTCTCCGCGTGCGCGACGGCGTGCGCGGTGACCGCGAAGAACCACTCCCACTGGCGCTGGTCCTGGCCGCTGTCCACCAGGTAGCGCCCGGCGGGCCCGCCCCACCACAGACCGCGGTACAGCAGCAGCGAAGCGGCGAGGTAGACGCCGCACACCAGGGCGTCCAGGGCGCGCCCCGAGCGGGGCAGCGCGATCGCGCGGATCGGCGCGACGGACTCGCGCACCGCGGTCACGCGGCCCGCCCCGGGGGGAGCGGCATCCGCAGCGGTTCCGCGCCGGGAGTGCGGCCGGCGGCCGGCGCCGGGCCGTGCCGCAGCCGTACCCGGGCCAGGTCGGTGAGCACTTCCAGGCAGTGTCCGGGGCGCAGTTTGGAGCCGTCCTGGTGGGTCCAGGCCACCGGGACCTCGACGAAGCTCCAGCCGAACGCGAGGAAGAGCCGGAGCACTTCGATGTCGAAGGCCCACCCGTCCACGCTCGCGCGCGCGAACGCGGCCCGGGCGCGATCGCCCCGGAACAGCTTGAACCCGCACTGCGTGTCCACCGTCCCGGGCAGCGCGACGGCCCGGATCAGCCGGCTCCCGACATCCGACAACACCCGGCGCACCGGCGGCCGGGCCACCGCGAACGCCGGCCCGCGCGAACCGATCGCCGCGTCGAACCCGGCGTCGAGCGCGGCCTGGAGCCGGGCCAACTCGTCGATCGGGGTGGCGAGATCCGCGTCGCACAGCAGCACCCGGTCACCGCGCGTGGCCGCGATCCCGACCCGTACGGCATGCCCTTTGCCCCGATTGACCGGATGTCGCACCAGCCGCACCCGCGGCTCGTCACGGGCGACCGCCGCGGCGACCGTGTACGTATCGTCGGTGGATCCGTCGTCGGAGACGACCAGTTCCCAATCGCCTCCGACCTCCCGGAGATGATCGACCACCGCCGCCAGAGTCCCCGGCAGCCGCCGTGACTCGTTGAACACGGGTATCACGACCGAGAGCCCGATCCCACAACCAGTTCGCTTCACACCACGATGACCACCCGACTCCGGTATCGCGTTGTGTGACGTGGACCACATTCCCCACCGCATCTCGCCCGGCCGCCCGACGCCGCGCCGTCAGCCGGTGGTCGAGCGCCGTCGATACCGCACACAGCCGCACGACTTGCCGTTGGGCACGAGTTCACCGACATCGAACTCGTCCCCGCCGCAGCTGCTTCCGTGGTCCGCGGGCAGATGCCCGCAGTTCGCGCAGGCGTCCGGATCCGGCTTGACCAGCGCGATGAAAATGCCGAACAGCACGAGCGGCGTGACACCGATGGCCAGGACGATCCAACCGTTGTGCATCGCGGCCCCTTCCGACGGTGGGCATCGCACGTACGACGGAGCCGGCGCGGCCTCGGTACACGTCGGTACACGTCCACCGGGCCGCACCGGCCCGAGGCCGGCTACCAACTACCGGTCGCGCCACCACCACCGCTGGATCCGCCACCGAACCCGCCGTCGGCATCGGCCGCGGCCGGACCGGCGGCGAGGGCCAACATCGCGGTGATCCCGGCCACGGTCAGGGCCGTGACCTTGCACGCCCGGCCGAGACGCTTGCGAAGGGTCTTTGCAGTCACGAGAGAACTCCGCTCACTAGGGTCGGATCACGGTCGGAGACCGGATCCAAAGGAGGGTTCCTTTCCGTCGTGCAGCCGTGCAGCCGTGCAGAAAGAGCATCGCAGCGCGCGCGGGTGAAAAGCACCAGGGAACCCCCGCCTATACGCACCCGTGACCCACGCCCCACCCCCGGGTGCGCGTGACGCGCGTCACCCTCCGGGAGCGCACGGGCGGCTGCCGGACAGTCGAAGGGTGTGGAGACAAGCATGAGATCCCGGATCAGAGCCGGAGACCCCTACGCCTTCGAGGAGTTGTTCGCCGAGCACTCGAAGTCCGTCTACAACCACGCCTTTCGGATGACCGGCGACTGGGCCGCGGCCGAGGACGTGGTGGCGCTGACCTTCCTGGAGGCCTGGCGCCTGCGCACCGACGTGACCGCCGCAGGCGGTTCGCTGCGGCCGTGCGATGAGTTTCGGCCGGGCGCTGCGGTCTCCACCCCGTGACACCGGAACCGGGCGACGGGGCCTTGCGAGACCGACCCG
It contains:
- a CDS encoding glycosyltransferase produces the protein MVDHLREVGGDWELVVSDDGSTDDTYTVAAAVARDEPRVRLVRHPVNRGKGHAVRVGIAATRGDRVLLCDADLATPIDELARLQAALDAGFDAAIGSRGPAFAVARPPVRRVLSDVGSRLIRAVALPGTVDTQCGFKLFRGDRARAAFARASVDGWAFDIEVLRLFLAFGWSFVEVPVAWTHQDGSKLRPGHCLEVLTDLARVRLRHGPAPAAGRTPGAEPLRMPLPPGRAA
- a CDS encoding RNA polymerase sigma factor — protein: MRSRIRAGDPYAFEELFAEHSKSVYNHAFRMTGDWAAAEDVVALTFLEAWRLRTDVTAAGGSLRPCDEFRPGAAVSTP